Proteins encoded by one window of Desulfovibrio inopinatus DSM 10711:
- a CDS encoding DUF2160 domain-containing protein — MQWMAWTPITAWFFITIGLILMGMTVWQLVSPTVPRKGFLPIVTTRGDRLFIGLLGGVYILLLWIGLIQSNLWYALALAVLYIIVVMRWG, encoded by the coding sequence ATGCAATGGATGGCCTGGACGCCGATTACGGCATGGTTCTTCATCACCATCGGCCTCATCCTTATGGGCATGACCGTCTGGCAACTTGTCAGTCCCACTGTTCCACGAAAAGGATTTTTGCCCATTGTGACCACTCGAGGCGACCGCTTATTTATCGGTTTGCTTGGTGGAGTCTACATTCTTCTTCTTTGGATAGGTTTGATTCAATCAAATCTTTGGTATGCTTTGGCGCTTGCCGTTTTGTATATCATCGTTGTCATGCGCTGGGGGTAA
- a CDS encoding carbohydrate ABC transporter permease, translating to MNKWDNNRAWFLILPVFLIVAFSAIIPLMTVVNYSVQDIFGPGQAYFVGDEWYREMLHNGRLHEAFFRQLLFSFSALTIEVVLGIAVALTLPKKGLGASFCLVALALPLLIPWNVVGTIWVVFARPDIGLAGVFLNSLGIDYNFTANPVDSWITVLVMEVWHWTSLVILLCYAGLRAIPEAYYQAAKIDGASRWAVFRFIQLPKLHGVLLIAVLLRFMDSFMIYTEPFVLTGGGPGNTTTFLSQFLTKMAVGQFDLGPAAAFSLMYFLIILLFCFIFYTAMMNYDKGAAK from the coding sequence ATGAACAAATGGGACAACAATAGAGCCTGGTTTCTTATTCTGCCGGTCTTTTTGATCGTTGCCTTCAGTGCCATTATCCCGCTTATGACCGTGGTCAACTACTCGGTCCAAGATATCTTTGGCCCCGGTCAAGCCTATTTTGTCGGTGATGAGTGGTATCGAGAAATGCTCCATAATGGACGCCTCCATGAAGCGTTCTTTCGTCAACTTCTGTTTTCTTTTTCCGCGCTTACCATTGAAGTTGTTCTCGGTATCGCCGTCGCACTGACACTTCCTAAAAAAGGATTGGGGGCGTCGTTCTGTCTTGTTGCGTTGGCATTGCCACTTCTTATACCCTGGAACGTTGTCGGGACCATTTGGGTGGTTTTCGCCCGTCCAGATATCGGTCTCGCCGGGGTATTCCTCAATTCTCTTGGCATTGATTACAACTTTACAGCCAACCCTGTGGATTCATGGATCACCGTGCTCGTCATGGAGGTATGGCATTGGACATCGCTTGTAATTCTCCTGTGCTATGCCGGACTCCGTGCTATTCCTGAAGCCTACTACCAGGCCGCAAAAATCGACGGCGCGTCCCGTTGGGCCGTTTTTCGATTCATCCAATTGCCCAAGCTGCATGGCGTTTTGCTTATTGCCGTGTTGCTCCGTTTTATGGACAGCTTCATGATTTATACGGAACCCTTCGTGCTTACGGGTGGCGGACCGGGCAATACGACAACATTCTTGAGCCAGTTTTTGACGAAAATGGCCGTCGGCCAATTTGACCTTGGTCCTGCTGCCGCGTTTTCGCTTATGTACTTCCTCATTATCCTGCTGTTCTGCTTCATTTTCTACACAGCAATGATGAATTACGACAAAGGAGCCGCCAAATGA
- a CDS encoding ABC transporter substrate-binding protein produces MNMLNARFWRFLVLGLTATTLVGTATLGYAKDGQYADAAKKWVDSEFQPSTLTKEEQMKEMAWFTEAAKPFRGMEIKVVSETITTHEYESKTLAKAFEEITGIKVTHDLIQEGDVIEKIQTQMQSGKNIYDGYINDSDLIGTHMRYGYVLPLSDFMDGKGKDVTLPTLDINDFIGKSFTTGSDGKLYQLPDQQFANLYWFRYDWFQNPELQKKFKEIYGYDLGVPVNWSAYEDIADFFTNKVKEIDGKPVYGHMDYGKKSPDLGWRFTDAWLSMAGTGDKGLPNGKPVDEWGIRVDGCRPVGASMSRGGATNAPASVYALSKYMEWLEKYAPKEALGMTFYESGPVPAQGNIAQQIFWYTAFTADMTKPGTPVVDEKGLPKWRMAPSPHGPYWEEGMKLGYQDCGSWTFLKSTPIDRLKAAWLYAQFCVAKTTSLKKTLVSLTPIRESDINSQAMTDIAPKLGGLVEFYRSPARVAWTPTGTNVPDYPKLAQLWWQNIGETLSGEVTPQKAMDNLAAAMDKVLARLERANVLGECGPKLNPEKDPEYWLKQPGSPKPKLANEKPQGETVAYDKLLQAWKEGRVR; encoded by the coding sequence ATGAACATGCTGAACGCACGGTTCTGGCGATTTCTGGTTCTCGGCCTGACCGCGACAACGTTGGTCGGGACAGCGACTCTTGGCTACGCCAAAGATGGGCAATATGCCGACGCTGCGAAAAAGTGGGTTGACAGCGAATTTCAACCGTCGACTCTGACCAAAGAAGAACAAATGAAGGAAATGGCGTGGTTCACCGAAGCAGCCAAACCCTTCCGCGGCATGGAAATCAAAGTGGTGTCGGAAACCATCACCACGCATGAATACGAATCCAAAACGCTGGCCAAAGCCTTCGAAGAAATCACCGGCATCAAAGTAACGCACGACCTGATTCAAGAAGGCGACGTTATTGAAAAAATTCAAACACAGATGCAGTCGGGCAAAAATATATATGACGGCTACATCAATGACTCCGACCTCATCGGCACGCACATGCGTTACGGCTATGTATTGCCGTTGAGCGATTTCATGGACGGCAAGGGCAAGGACGTCACCCTGCCGACGCTGGATATCAACGACTTTATTGGTAAGTCGTTCACCACTGGCTCCGATGGTAAGCTCTATCAGCTTCCCGACCAGCAGTTCGCTAACCTGTACTGGTTCCGTTACGACTGGTTCCAAAATCCTGAACTTCAGAAGAAATTCAAAGAAATCTACGGATATGACCTGGGCGTGCCTGTTAACTGGTCTGCCTATGAAGACATCGCCGACTTCTTTACCAACAAGGTCAAAGAAATCGATGGCAAGCCCGTGTATGGACACATGGATTACGGCAAAAAGAGCCCCGACCTTGGCTGGCGTTTCACAGACGCGTGGTTGTCCATGGCCGGTACCGGCGACAAAGGTCTGCCCAACGGCAAGCCCGTCGACGAATGGGGTATCCGTGTCGATGGTTGCCGTCCGGTTGGCGCTTCCATGTCCCGCGGTGGTGCCACCAACGCACCGGCCTCGGTTTACGCTCTGAGCAAGTACATGGAATGGCTTGAAAAGTACGCTCCCAAAGAAGCTTTGGGTATGACATTCTACGAATCCGGCCCGGTTCCTGCTCAAGGCAACATCGCCCAGCAGATTTTCTGGTACACCGCGTTTACCGCCGACATGACCAAGCCCGGCACACCAGTTGTCGATGAAAAAGGTCTGCCCAAATGGCGTATGGCTCCGTCCCCACACGGCCCCTATTGGGAAGAAGGCATGAAGCTCGGTTATCAGGATTGCGGCTCCTGGACATTCCTGAAATCTACCCCGATCGATCGCCTGAAAGCTGCCTGGTTGTATGCTCAGTTCTGCGTGGCCAAGACCACCTCGCTGAAAAAGACCCTGGTGAGCCTGACTCCCATTCGCGAATCTGACATCAATTCGCAGGCCATGACCGATATCGCCCCGAAACTCGGTGGTTTGGTTGAATTCTACCGCAGCCCGGCTCGTGTTGCCTGGACCCCCACCGGAACCAACGTGCCTGATTACCCCAAACTCGCGCAGCTCTGGTGGCAGAACATCGGTGAAACCCTGTCTGGTGAAGTCACTCCGCAGAAGGCCATGGACAATCTGGCGGCTGCTATGGATAAGGTGCTTGCCCGTCTGGAGCGCGCCAATGTTCTCGGCGAATGCGGTCCTAAGTTGAACCCCGAAAAAGATCCTGAATACTGGCTCAAGCAGCCGGGTTCTCCCAAGCCGAAATTGGC
- a CDS encoding ABC transporter ATP-binding protein gives MARIELDNIAHSYKPNPQGPDDYAIKRIHTTWDDGGAYALLGSSGCGKTTMLNIISGLLAPSQGRILYDGKDVTNLPPEKRNIAQVFQFPVLYDTMTVFDNLAFPLKNRGVDPTKIKQRVLEIAETLDLTPFLDKRASGLAADAKQKISLGRGLVREDVAAILFDEPLTVIDPHLKWQLRRKLKEIHKQFKLTLIYVTHDQTEAMTFADNIVIMADGRLLQIGAPEELFENPAHTFVGYFIGSPGMNILPCTLEGDKAKMSCGEVPIDAELARKALAKGGKLELGIRPLFLDLRTEASSDAILGRVETVEDEGASRIVTVIVGEQKLKARIAEDKTIPESECYVHFPKEKTKIFSDGYLVGEENAS, from the coding sequence ATGGCGCGCATTGAACTCGATAATATTGCTCATAGTTACAAACCCAATCCCCAAGGGCCGGATGACTATGCTATCAAGCGTATTCATACCACCTGGGATGACGGAGGTGCCTATGCTCTCCTTGGGTCTTCCGGTTGTGGAAAAACCACAATGCTCAACATCATTTCCGGACTGCTCGCTCCGAGTCAGGGACGCATTCTTTATGATGGAAAAGACGTAACGAATCTCCCTCCAGAAAAGCGCAATATCGCTCAGGTGTTTCAGTTTCCGGTTCTCTACGATACGATGACTGTTTTTGATAATTTGGCTTTTCCCTTGAAAAATCGCGGCGTCGATCCAACGAAAATCAAGCAGCGCGTTCTTGAAATTGCCGAAACACTCGACCTGACGCCCTTTCTTGACAAACGCGCCAGTGGCTTGGCTGCCGATGCCAAACAAAAGATATCGCTTGGACGCGGACTTGTCCGAGAAGATGTTGCTGCTATTCTCTTTGACGAACCACTGACCGTTATCGATCCCCATTTGAAATGGCAGTTGCGTCGGAAGCTCAAAGAAATTCATAAGCAATTCAAATTGACCCTCATCTATGTCACGCATGACCAAACCGAAGCCATGACTTTTGCCGACAACATCGTCATCATGGCTGACGGTCGATTATTGCAAATCGGTGCGCCTGAAGAACTTTTTGAAAATCCCGCGCATACCTTTGTCGGTTACTTTATCGGCAGTCCAGGTATGAACATCCTTCCCTGCACGCTTGAAGGCGATAAAGCCAAGATGTCCTGTGGCGAGGTGCCCATTGATGCTGAACTGGCACGAAAAGCACTCGCAAAAGGGGGAAAACTCGAACTCGGCATTCGCCCGCTCTTCCTCGACCTTCGTACGGAAGCTTCAAGTGATGCTATTCTTGGTCGTGTCGAAACGGTTGAAGATGAAGGCGCTTCGCGCATCGTCACGGTCATCGTCGGAGAACAAAAGCTCAAAGCCCGCATAGCTGAAGACAAGACCATTCCGGAGAGTGAGTGCTATGTTCACTTCCCCAAAGAGAAAACCAAAATCTTCAGTGACGGCTATCTGGTCGGGGAGGAGAACGCCTCATGA
- a CDS encoding carbohydrate ABC transporter permease, whose translation MRIQGKTIGLIAYLLFLALPLYWLVNMSFKETNEILGGFNLIPEHFTLANYVMIFTDPSWYMGYINSIQYVAMNTVISLSVALPAAYGFSRYNFIGDKHMFFWLLTNRMAPPAVFLLPFFQFYQTVGLFDTHIAVALAHCLFNVPLAVWILEGFMSGVPREIDETAFIDGYSFPRFFVTIFIPLIRAGIGVTAFFCFMFSWVELLLARTLTTVNAKPIAATMTRTISAAGMDWGGLAAAGVLTMIPGAIVIWFVRNYMAKGFAMGRV comes from the coding sequence ATGAGAATCCAAGGCAAAACCATTGGTCTTATCGCCTATCTTCTGTTTCTGGCATTGCCGCTCTATTGGTTGGTCAATATGTCGTTCAAAGAAACCAATGAAATCCTCGGAGGTTTCAACCTTATTCCCGAGCATTTCACGTTGGCGAACTATGTTATGATCTTCACGGACCCATCCTGGTATATGGGGTATATCAACTCCATTCAGTATGTGGCCATGAATACCGTTATCTCGCTGAGTGTGGCCCTTCCCGCAGCTTATGGATTTTCGCGGTATAACTTCATCGGCGACAAGCACATGTTTTTTTGGCTTCTGACCAACCGCATGGCGCCTCCCGCTGTTTTTTTGCTTCCTTTCTTCCAATTTTACCAAACGGTTGGACTTTTCGACACCCATATTGCCGTTGCGTTGGCGCATTGCTTGTTCAACGTACCGCTGGCGGTCTGGATTCTGGAAGGATTTATGTCCGGCGTTCCGCGTGAAATCGATGAAACCGCATTCATCGACGGATATAGTTTTCCACGGTTCTTCGTAACGATCTTCATTCCACTCATTCGGGCCGGCATCGGTGTCACCGCGTTTTTCTGCTTCATGTTCTCCTGGGTCGAATTGCTCTTGGCCCGCACACTGACGACAGTCAATGCCAAGCCTATTGCCGCCACCATGACGCGAACAATCAGTGCAGCCGGTATGGATTGGGGTGGATTGGCCGCAGCCGGCGTCCTCACCATGATTCCCGGCGCCATCGTTATCTGGTTCGTCCGTAACTACATGGCAAAGGGTTTTGCAATGGGACGCGTCTAA